The Deltaproteobacteria bacterium genome window below encodes:
- a CDS encoding trypsin-like peptidase domain-containing protein has translation MAALAAAALLQPAPSAAQTSRALRDLENDIIRVAKEVTPSVVFIEAVLRRNNDQQIVTGSGIIFGRDGVLFTNQHVIENATKVTVTVPGIRESFAAEVLGEDAQTDFAVIRIDPGKHAKSLRPAKFGKSADLKVGSLVLAIGNPYALDGSVSFGIVQAKGRNLRFKGVINEFIQTDALIDQGSSGGPLVNFSGEVVGINSIAAGRGIGLTIPIETALGVHQSIMERGSIRRGWLGVSFQPLTRKLASYWKLQGETGAVVNRVMPGSPADAAGLRPGDIVTRFGGTEVDVPDETDVMAFTRMVAATQPGEVVEIVRIRDGQPATVKVTVGTQPKVRPETVETQYGFFVQDITTDVMLTRKLDSMEGAIVSYVVRGGPADEVGMLPGDVIRRIEGRAVKNLDDVRAAIKAVEGLERFMVEAERSSDLRFYLIERRREPGVVSTPAP, from the coding sequence ATGGCCGCATTGGCGGCCGCCGCACTCCTGCAACCGGCTCCCTCGGCCGCCCAGACGAGCCGCGCCCTGCGCGACCTGGAAAACGACATCATCCGCGTCGCGAAGGAGGTCACTCCCTCGGTCGTGTTCATCGAGGCCGTGCTCCGGCGGAACAACGACCAGCAGATCGTCACCGGATCGGGGATCATCTTCGGACGCGACGGAGTGCTCTTCACCAACCAGCACGTCATCGAAAACGCCACCAAGGTGACGGTGACGGTACCGGGCATACGCGAATCGTTCGCGGCGGAAGTGCTCGGCGAGGACGCCCAGACCGATTTCGCCGTGATCAGGATAGACCCCGGCAAGCACGCAAAGAGCCTGCGCCCGGCGAAGTTCGGCAAGTCGGCCGATCTCAAGGTGGGCTCGCTGGTGCTCGCCATCGGAAATCCCTACGCGCTGGACGGGAGCGTCTCGTTCGGCATTGTCCAGGCCAAGGGCAGGAACCTGCGGTTCAAGGGTGTCATCAACGAGTTCATCCAGACCGACGCACTGATAGACCAGGGCTCCTCCGGCGGGCCGCTGGTGAACTTCAGCGGCGAGGTGGTGGGGATCAACTCCATTGCTGCCGGGCGGGGCATTGGCCTCACCATCCCCATCGAGACGGCCCTTGGCGTCCACCAGAGCATCATGGAGCGCGGGTCGATCCGGCGCGGGTGGCTTGGCGTCAGCTTCCAGCCGCTGACCCGCAAGCTCGCCTCTTACTGGAAACTCCAGGGGGAAACCGGCGCGGTGGTAAACCGCGTGATGCCGGGCTCACCGGCCGACGCGGCGGGCCTGAGGCCGGGGGACATCGTGACACGGTTTGGCGGGACCGAGGTGGACGTGCCTGATGAGACGGACGTGATGGCCTTCACCCGCATGGTGGCCGCCACCCAGCCGGGGGAAGTGGTCGAGATCGTGCGGATCCGGGACGGCCAGCCGGCGACGGTGAAAGTCACGGTCGGCACCCAGCCCAAGGTACGGCCCGAGACGGTCGAGACCCAGTACGGCTTCTTCGTCCAGGACATCACCACGGACGTGATGCTCACCCGCAAGCTCGATTCGATGGAAGGGGCGATCGTCTCCTACGTTGTCCGGGGCGGCCCCGCCGACGAGGTGGGGATGCTGCCGGGTGACGTGATCCGCCGGATAGAGGGCAGGGCGGTGAAGAATCTCGATGACGTGCGCGCTGCCATCAAGGCGGTCGAGGGGCTGGAGCGGTTCATGGTCGAGGCTGAGCGTTCCAGCGACCTGCGTTTTTACCTGATCGAGCGCCGGCGCGAGCCGGGCGTGGTGAGCACCCCCGCCCCGTGA
- a CDS encoding aminotransferase class I/II-fold pyridoxal phosphate-dependent enzyme produces MDFNFYRVGLLPPYILAEVTKLRSEARARGEDVVDFGMGNPDHPTPKHIVDKLVEAAQLGRNHRYSLSVGIRGLRLAVADWYAAKFDVRLNPDNQVIATIGSKEGLSHLMFAIVNPEARDAVLVPDPCYPIHRWAVVLAGGTAVDIPLNTTGEFLERIRERLASRKGPKPKGLIVSFPANPSTHVCDLRFFEEIVELANRHDLWVVHDLAYADLVFDGYRAPSILQVPGASERCVESFTLSKSYHMPGWRVGFLAGNQKIVGALGRLKSYLDYGMFQPVQIAAVAALRSPPSVVEEVRLLYKERRDWLVNGLNRAGWPVEAPKATMFLWAPLPESHRAMGSLEFSKMLVREARVAVAPGIGFGQNGDGHVRFALIENHNRIKQACRAIKLALQKPPELPPPAKKPSRRASAAGSGRGPRGKKP; encoded by the coding sequence ATGGACTTCAATTTTTACCGGGTCGGACTGCTTCCTCCATATATTCTGGCTGAAGTTACCAAGCTGAGGTCCGAGGCGCGGGCACGCGGCGAGGACGTGGTTGATTTCGGCATGGGAAATCCCGACCATCCGACCCCGAAGCACATCGTGGACAAGCTGGTCGAGGCCGCCCAGCTCGGGCGCAACCACCGCTACTCGCTTTCGGTGGGAATCCGGGGGTTGCGTCTGGCGGTCGCCGACTGGTACGCGGCCAAGTTCGATGTCCGGCTCAATCCCGACAACCAGGTGATCGCGACCATCGGTTCGAAAGAGGGGCTTTCGCACCTCATGTTCGCCATCGTGAATCCGGAGGCCAGGGACGCCGTGCTGGTACCGGACCCCTGTTATCCGATTCACCGGTGGGCCGTGGTGCTGGCGGGCGGGACGGCGGTGGACATTCCCCTGAATACCACCGGGGAGTTCCTGGAACGGATCCGGGAGCGGCTCGCCTCGCGCAAGGGGCCGAAGCCGAAGGGCCTCATCGTCAGTTTCCCGGCGAACCCCTCGACGCATGTCTGTGACCTGAGGTTTTTCGAGGAGATCGTCGAGCTGGCGAACCGGCATGACCTGTGGGTCGTTCACGATCTCGCTTATGCGGACCTCGTGTTCGACGGCTACCGTGCGCCGTCCATCCTTCAGGTACCGGGCGCGAGCGAGCGGTGCGTGGAGAGTTTCACGCTTTCCAAGTCGTACCACATGCCCGGCTGGCGGGTGGGTTTCCTCGCCGGAAACCAGAAGATTGTCGGTGCCCTGGGCAGGCTGAAAAGTTACCTCGACTACGGCATGTTCCAGCCGGTGCAGATCGCCGCCGTGGCGGCGCTCCGTAGCCCGCCGTCGGTGGTCGAGGAAGTGCGCCTTCTCTACAAGGAGCGGCGGGACTGGCTGGTGAACGGCCTCAATCGCGCCGGCTGGCCGGTCGAGGCGCCGAAGGCCACCATGTTCCTGTGGGCGCCGCTGCCGGAAAGCCACCGGGCTATGGGTTCGCTGGAGTTTTCCAAGATGCTGGTGAGAGAGGCACGGGTGGCGGTCGCCCCCGGCATTGGTTTCGGCCAGAATGGCGACGGGCACGTTCGTTTTGCGCTGATCGAGAACCACAACCGCATCAAGCAGGCCTGCCGGGCGATCAAGCTGGCTCTACAGAAGCCGCCGGAACTGCCTCCGCCCGCGAAAAAACCGTCCCGCCGGGCTTCCGCCGCCGGATCCGGGCGGGGCCCCAGAGGGAAGAAACCGTGA
- a CDS encoding M28 family peptidase, translated as MVRRFPSLDRGCLLAGCLLVAGFGSCGKPVDGSGGRHEPRPEHTAWQEALWVDALPPRHVGHPERLAALEQIAARLRGYGFEAELKRFRLPDSTPHWGGMELANLVARRGPTCQQTILLGTHWDTRAVADEEIDPVLAGLPVPGFNDGTSGVAVLLDIARRMQARTELPFGIEIVMFDAEEGVKGTDLYFTGSKRFASELAAGEVACYRAAVVFDMVADRDYLVRAEDLSFRGYPWLYEELFRHGDRAVFRPEPGRMIFDDHLALMARGIPSALVIDLDYPHWHKRTDTKENCSPVSLQQTADMAVRWLEEMIARGGEAGTSSP; from the coding sequence ATGGTCCGGCGGTTTCCGTCCCTGGACCGCGGCTGCCTGCTGGCGGGCTGCCTGCTCGTCGCCGGTTTTGGAAGCTGCGGCAAGCCCGTGGACGGTTCCGGCGGCCGGCATGAACCCCGCCCGGAGCACACTGCCTGGCAGGAGGCACTCTGGGTGGACGCGCTCCCGCCGCGCCACGTGGGACACCCTGAACGGCTCGCCGCGCTGGAGCAGATCGCCGCACGCCTCCGGGGCTACGGTTTCGAGGCGGAACTGAAACGCTTCCGGCTGCCGGACTCGACCCCGCACTGGGGCGGCATGGAACTGGCGAACCTCGTCGCCCGGCGCGGCCCCACATGCCAGCAGACGATCCTGCTGGGCACCCACTGGGATACCCGCGCCGTGGCGGACGAGGAGATTGATCCCGTGCTCGCCGGGCTGCCGGTGCCGGGCTTCAACGACGGGACGAGCGGCGTCGCCGTCCTGCTCGACATCGCCCGGCGGATGCAGGCACGGACGGAGCTTCCCTTCGGCATCGAGATCGTGATGTTCGATGCCGAGGAGGGCGTGAAGGGCACCGACCTCTACTTCACCGGCTCCAAGCGGTTCGCCTCGGAACTCGCCGCCGGGGAGGTCGCCTGCTACCGCGCCGCCGTGGTGTTCGACATGGTGGCCGACCGCGACTACCTGGTCCGGGCCGAGGATCTCTCCTTCCGCGGCTACCCGTGGCTTTACGAGGAACTGTTCCGGCATGGCGACCGGGCGGTGTTCCGCCCCGAACCCGGCCGCATGATCTTCGACGACCACCTGGCGCTCATGGCACGCGGCATCCCCTCGGCGCTCGTCATAGACCTCGACTATCCCCACTGGCACAAGCGCACCGACACGAAGGAGAACTGCTCGCCCGTGAGCCTCCAGCAGACCGCCGACATGGCCGTCCGCTGGCTGGAGGAGATGATTGCGAGGGGCGGGGAAGCAGGAACTAGCTCGCCCTGA
- a CDS encoding IclR family transcriptional regulator, whose amino-acid sequence MKRQKSDYTIQAVSHALELLEEFKSSASDELGVTELAKRLKLHKNNVFRLLATLEHHGYIEQNPVTGNYRLGIRALELGQTFIQQSGLVQSSRPVLEDLVRKTNETAYVAILRDGQMVYLDVVESTHVIRVVPRVGLRLPVHCTAVGKAMLAHMSEDEIKRIFPLASLTAYTARTIIDRGEFVEHLNRVRSGGYATDNEEYEEGVKCVAVPIFDHTRHPAGAITLSGPSSRMGDERIARELAPAVIDAARQISHRLGFEKQPAA is encoded by the coding sequence ATGAAACGGCAGAAGTCGGACTACACCATTCAGGCGGTTTCGCATGCGCTGGAGCTTCTGGAGGAGTTCAAGTCCTCGGCAAGCGACGAACTGGGCGTGACGGAACTGGCCAAGCGGCTCAAGCTGCACAAGAACAACGTGTTCCGCCTGCTCGCCACGCTGGAGCACCACGGATATATCGAGCAGAACCCGGTGACGGGGAACTACCGGCTCGGCATCCGCGCCCTGGAACTCGGCCAGACGTTCATCCAGCAGTCCGGCCTCGTCCAGTCGTCTCGCCCGGTGCTGGAAGACCTCGTCCGGAAGACCAACGAAACGGCCTACGTCGCCATCCTCCGGGACGGCCAGATGGTTTACCTCGATGTGGTCGAGTCCACCCACGTGATCCGGGTGGTGCCACGGGTGGGGTTGCGGCTTCCGGTTCACTGTACGGCCGTTGGCAAGGCGATGCTCGCGCACATGTCCGAAGATGAAATCAAGCGGATATTCCCGCTGGCCAGCCTCACCGCCTACACCGCCCGCACGATCATTGACCGGGGCGAGTTCGTCGAGCACTTGAACCGGGTCCGCTCCGGCGGTTACGCCACTGATAACGAAGAATATGAAGAGGGCGTGAAATGCGTGGCCGTCCCGATTTTCGATCATACCCGCCATCCGGCCGGAGCCATCACACTGTCCGGCCCCAGTTCGCGCATGGGCGACGAACGGATCGCCCGGGAGCTGGCGCCCGCCGTGATCGACGCCGCCCGGCAGATCAGCCACCGGCTCGGTTTCGAGAAGCAGCCGGCCGCCTGA
- a CDS encoding Crp/Fnr family transcriptional regulator produces MSDSKPANVLTGETEHLVDKTYEIEAAEASAERVRVFERFGSEYRAGEMIFHEGDAGGEMYIVQEGKVKLFKLIRGTRKVLQTVGPGEFFGEMSVLNHRPRSLSAEAATNVRLLRFQQEGFEKLIVNNLGLAIRIIKTLASRLQNADNHIVNLLYHDIESRVINALLQIADDKGLPSDDGVHVNITPREMAETMGVDVTQVKRVILTLRDKGIVKLEKTAVLIPSVERLAKTLDLLSLRHELGF; encoded by the coding sequence GTGTCTGACAGCAAGCCGGCGAACGTGCTGACCGGCGAAACCGAGCACCTGGTCGACAAGACCTACGAGATCGAGGCGGCGGAGGCATCCGCCGAGCGGGTCCGTGTTTTTGAACGCTTCGGATCCGAATACAGGGCCGGCGAGATGATCTTCCATGAGGGCGATGCCGGCGGCGAGATGTACATCGTCCAGGAAGGGAAGGTGAAGCTGTTCAAGCTGATCCGCGGCACCCGGAAGGTGCTGCAAACAGTCGGTCCCGGCGAATTCTTCGGCGAGATGTCGGTGCTCAACCACCGGCCCCGCAGCCTGTCGGCCGAGGCGGCCACGAACGTCCGCCTGCTCCGGTTCCAGCAGGAAGGCTTTGAAAAGCTGATCGTCAACAACCTGGGTCTCGCCATCCGGATCATCAAGACGCTCGCCTCGCGTCTCCAGAACGCCGACAACCACATCGTCAACCTGCTGTATCACGATATCGAGAGCCGCGTGATCAATGCGCTGCTCCAGATCGCTGATGACAAGGGACTTCCGTCCGATGACGGGGTCCACGTCAATATCACTCCCCGCGAGATGGCCGAGACGATGGGTGTCGATGTCACCCAGGTGAAGCGGGTGATTCTCACGCTCCGCGACAAGGGCATCGTGAAACTGGAAAAGACGGCCGTCCTGATCCCCTCGGTCGAACGGCTCGCCAAGACACTCGACCTGCTTTCGCTCCGGCATGAGCTGGGGTTCTAG
- a CDS encoding AAA family ATPase: MQRTETVKESGPFGATGSGLKPMALDQIDEIKTLLLSRYPILVLDSRSRDRGEHILGRAARAANIRMLSWDPVDGLRGADGQFAYEGKLELVDALKFIENIPIRTVYDFRQLEHFMDDPKVIEMLQRVARHFHKIGSTLTVIGNGVKIPPSLQAKAAQVDLKPPSIAEIQQTIQSTLIALKREHTFTFELTKPQYAELARRFQGLTLAEIERILTKLVLEDSRLDTSDLKKLLDEKRRIFEDDGVVEFVDTHAGPLKLGGMQNLKGWLARRRAALTAREAEAFGLTPPKGLLLTGVQGCGKSLAARVIAHEWNLPLLKLDLGRIRDKYVGETEKNLRRAIEIAEHTAPCVLWLDEIEKGIQQDEMDGGLSKRLLAYLLTWMQERKSRVFLVATSNDIEGLPPELLRKGRFDEIFFIDLPTPGERREILTLHLESRGRSVADFDMDRLVEASDGCSGAEIEQGIVGALYRAFDSPEKKLTTPHIVEEFRSTQPLSVVMYEKVDALRRWAESRTVRAS; encoded by the coding sequence ATGCAACGTACTGAAACCGTAAAGGAATCCGGCCCCTTCGGGGCAACCGGCAGCGGCTTAAAACCCATGGCTCTCGACCAGATCGACGAGATCAAGACGCTCCTTCTCTCCCGCTACCCCATCCTGGTGCTGGACAGCCGGAGCCGCGACCGCGGCGAGCACATTCTCGGCCGGGCGGCGCGGGCCGCCAACATCCGGATGCTCTCCTGGGATCCGGTGGACGGGCTCCGGGGGGCCGACGGCCAGTTCGCCTACGAGGGCAAGCTGGAGCTGGTTGATGCGCTTAAGTTCATCGAGAACATCCCCATCCGCACGGTTTATGACTTCCGGCAGCTCGAGCATTTCATGGACGACCCGAAGGTGATCGAGATGCTCCAGCGCGTCGCCCGCCACTTCCACAAGATCGGCAGCACGCTCACGGTCATCGGAAACGGCGTGAAGATCCCGCCCTCGCTCCAGGCAAAGGCCGCCCAGGTGGACCTGAAGCCGCCCTCGATCGCCGAAATACAGCAGACGATCCAGTCCACGCTCATTGCCCTCAAGCGCGAGCACACCTTCACGTTCGAGCTCACCAAGCCCCAGTACGCCGAACTGGCCCGCCGGTTCCAGGGCCTCACGCTCGCCGAGATAGAACGCATCCTCACCAAGCTGGTTCTGGAGGACAGCAGGCTGGACACGAGCGACCTGAAGAAACTGCTCGACGAGAAACGGCGGATCTTCGAGGACGACGGCGTGGTGGAGTTCGTGGATACCCACGCAGGGCCGCTGAAGCTCGGCGGGATGCAGAACCTCAAGGGCTGGCTCGCCCGGCGGCGCGCCGCGCTCACCGCCCGCGAGGCCGAGGCGTTCGGCCTCACGCCGCCCAAGGGGCTCCTGCTGACCGGCGTGCAGGGGTGCGGCAAGTCGCTGGCGGCGCGGGTGATCGCCCATGAGTGGAATCTCCCGCTGCTCAAGCTCGACCTCGGCCGGATCCGCGACAAGTACGTGGGCGAGACGGAAAAAAACCTCCGCCGGGCGATTGAGATCGCAGAGCACACCGCGCCGTGCGTCCTGTGGCTGGACGAAATCGAGAAGGGAATCCAGCAGGACGAGATGGACGGCGGGCTCTCGAAGCGGCTGCTCGCCTACCTGCTCACCTGGATGCAGGAGCGCAAGTCGCGGGTCTTCCTCGTGGCGACCTCCAATGACATCGAGGGGCTGCCGCCGGAACTGCTCAGGAAGGGCCGCTTCGACGAGATCTTCTTCATTGACCTGCCCACGCCCGGCGAGCGGCGGGAAATCCTCACGCTGCACCTGGAAAGCCGGGGCCGGTCCGTAGCCGATTTCGACATGGACCGGCTGGTGGAGGCGAGCGACGGCTGCTCCGGCGCGGAGATCGAGCAGGGGATCGTGGGCGCCCTCTACCGGGCGTTCGATTCGCCGGAGAAGAAGCTCACCACCCCGCACATCGTCGAGGAGTTCCGGTCCACCCAGCCCCTGTCGGTGGTCATGTACGAGAAGGTGGACGCCCTGCGCCGCTGGGCCGAAAGCAGAACGGTCAGGGCGAGCTAG
- a CDS encoding trypsin-like peptidase domain-containing protein, which yields MATGDAPAQNEPIPGAEALDAYSHAVMRVAEQVSPAVVKIEVAKALVPRPRMFRPRRWPEARGSGSGVIFTPDGYILTNHHVVEGAGKIRAVMNDGSAHDVQKIGADPHSDLAVLKLYGWKFPHAELGDSNELRVGQAVVAVGNPYGFECTVTAGVVSALGRTLRARSGRPIENVIQTDAALNPGNSGGPLVDTRGRVVGINTAIIWLAQGLCFAIPSDTARRTAATLLSKGHIRRGWLGLGGSRVRLAEPERRRLQVAQEKAMVVKSLAGGGPASRAGLRAGDRIVSIGPRRVEGPDDILNYLDESSIGRRVPLKIIRGDALVDLDVTPEELKE from the coding sequence ATGGCCACCGGCGACGCCCCCGCACAGAACGAACCGATCCCCGGTGCCGAGGCGCTGGACGCCTATAGCCACGCGGTCATGCGGGTGGCCGAACAGGTCTCCCCGGCCGTGGTGAAGATCGAGGTCGCCAAGGCCCTCGTCCCCCGGCCCCGGATGTTCCGCCCCCGCCGCTGGCCGGAGGCGCGGGGGTCGGGGTCGGGCGTCATCTTCACGCCCGACGGCTACATCCTCACCAACCATCATGTGGTGGAGGGCGCGGGGAAGATCCGTGCCGTGATGAACGACGGCTCCGCCCATGACGTGCAGAAGATCGGCGCCGACCCGCACTCGGACCTCGCCGTGCTCAAGCTGTACGGCTGGAAGTTTCCCCATGCCGAACTGGGCGATTCGAACGAACTGCGCGTGGGGCAGGCGGTGGTCGCGGTGGGAAACCCGTACGGCTTCGAATGCACGGTGACGGCGGGCGTCGTCTCGGCGCTGGGACGTACGCTCCGGGCCCGGTCGGGAAGGCCCATCGAGAATGTCATCCAGACCGATGCCGCCCTGAACCCCGGCAACTCCGGCGGGCCGCTGGTGGACACGCGGGGCCGGGTGGTGGGAATCAACACGGCGATCATCTGGCTCGCCCAGGGGCTGTGCTTCGCCATCCCGTCGGACACGGCCCGGCGCACGGCGGCGACGCTGCTCTCCAAGGGGCATATCCGGCGCGGGTGGCTCGGCCTCGGCGGCTCGCGGGTGAGGCTTGCCGAGCCGGAACGCCGCAGGCTCCAGGTGGCGCAGGAGAAGGCGATGGTGGTCAAGTCGCTCGCCGGCGGCGGTCCGGCGAGCCGCGCTGGGCTTCGCGCCGGCGACCGGATCGTCTCCATCGGCCCCCGGCGCGTGGAAGGGCCGGACGACATCCTGAACTACCTGGACGAAAGCTCCATCGGCCGCCGCGTTCCGCTCAAGATCATCCGGGGCGATGCCCTGGTGGACCTCGACGTGACGCCGGAGGAGCTGAAGGAGTAG
- a CDS encoding homoserine dehydrogenase, producing MSVGVGIIGLGTVGLKTAAILGGGENGSFGHKLREPVKLVHAADRGVSRGEKFPGLPAGCRLSADGRAVVDDGDVQIVVELIGGVTSAKDLVLAALRKGKTVVSANKALIAHHAEEILDACRSGGADFLFEASVAGGIPVIRALREGLAGDRVNGIKGIINGTCNYILTEMEKRGVEYEPVLKDAQRLGYAEADPSFDIDGIDAAHKLCVLMMAAFGARFMPGTIRATGISSVSLKDIRYAGDFGFAIRLLGTAARGADGRIAARVEPVLVSRRSLLAHVDGPMNAVLVESENLGTTIYFGAGAGGGATATAVVGDILEAVRGLGCRGRVPVFGHNRLEAGVPADLAAMASPFFLRFEVRDEPGVLAALAQALGQNGVSIARMVQSDGETGDHPVEVVMMTHPVAEKGLLKALEAVQSRPFLLSVPHRLRVEQS from the coding sequence GTGAGCGTCGGCGTCGGCATCATCGGGCTGGGAACCGTCGGGCTGAAAACCGCTGCTATTCTGGGCGGCGGGGAAAATGGTTCGTTCGGCCACAAGCTCCGCGAACCGGTAAAGCTGGTCCATGCGGCCGACCGGGGCGTCTCGCGCGGCGAGAAGTTTCCCGGACTTCCGGCCGGGTGCCGCCTGTCGGCCGATGGCAGGGCTGTGGTGGACGACGGGGACGTGCAGATCGTGGTCGAACTGATCGGCGGCGTGACCTCGGCGAAGGATCTGGTGCTCGCCGCGCTCCGCAAGGGCAAGACCGTCGTCTCGGCCAACAAGGCGCTCATCGCCCACCATGCCGAGGAAATCTTGGACGCCTGCCGGTCAGGCGGCGCGGATTTCCTGTTCGAGGCGAGCGTCGCGGGCGGAATCCCGGTGATCCGTGCGCTCCGCGAGGGGCTCGCTGGCGATCGCGTGAATGGTATCAAGGGGATCATCAACGGCACCTGCAACTACATCCTGACGGAGATGGAAAAGCGGGGCGTCGAGTACGAGCCGGTCCTGAAAGACGCGCAGCGGCTGGGCTATGCCGAAGCCGATCCATCGTTCGACATCGACGGTATCGATGCCGCCCACAAGCTCTGCGTGCTGATGATGGCCGCCTTCGGTGCACGGTTTATGCCCGGCACCATTCGGGCCACCGGCATCAGTTCGGTGTCGCTGAAGGATATCCGTTACGCCGGGGACTTCGGCTTCGCAATCCGCCTGCTGGGGACGGCAGCCCGCGGTGCCGACGGCCGCATCGCGGCACGCGTCGAGCCGGTGCTCGTCTCCCGGCGCTCCCTGCTCGCCCATGTGGACGGTCCCATGAACGCCGTGCTGGTGGAGAGCGAGAATCTCGGAACAACCATCTATTTCGGCGCTGGTGCCGGCGGCGGGGCCACCGCTACCGCCGTTGTGGGCGACATTCTGGAGGCCGTGCGCGGTCTCGGCTGCCGGGGGCGGGTGCCGGTATTCGGCCATAACCGGCTGGAGGCGGGCGTTCCGGCCGACCTCGCCGCGATGGCTTCGCCATTTTTCCTCCGGTTCGAGGTCCGTGATGAGCCGGGGGTGCTCGCCGCCCTTGCCCAGGCACTTGGCCAGAACGGGGTTTCCATCGCCCGTATGGTCCAGTCGGATGGCGAAACCGGGGATCACCCGGTCGAGGTCGTGATGATGACCCACCCCGTCGCCGAAAAGGGGCTCCTCAAGGCCCTTGAAGCCGTCCAGAGCAGGCCGTTCCTGCTATCGGTTCCCCACCGGCTGCGGGTCGAGCAGTCGTAA
- a CDS encoding fused MFS/spermidine synthase, translating into MSPRRKRGPESPPEPEEFAGEDGRAGLPVPVLALCTFLTGFSVLAVEIAGPKLLAPWLGDSLYTWSTTIAVVLGAMAAGYVAGGWLADRRPDAQTFFLVILAGGALTALIPPLSGAVTGEDLARMSPVGGTVYACLILFAPPCLVLSMSWPFAVRLVFSTGSTLGRRAGFVGSASTLGSIAGAVGGGWLLVPALGIRSTFWVAAAIPVLTGTAGLLFCRIPGRTKAAGIVLALAALGAGAWPEPRPENGVIHREHSFYHRIDVTEEGTVRYLRLNSTYEGGRDMETGELAFEYLKYWPLMLDSARPPRKLLFLGAGAYSLPGFLAERYPDAGFTVVDIDPALHRVASRYFGADDIPHLVRATGDARRFLIQDTSRYDAIFADTYQGVNRIPPHLSTVEYFRLIRSRLTPEGRLLINVIGAKEGDGSRLPGGMISALREAFPHVRVFATRYYDGRIPQNLMLLASNEAVPMDRDERFHPFQRMEVKWMASYPAFTDDHAPVDALAALMLKRSF; encoded by the coding sequence GTGAGTCCCCGGCGGAAACGCGGTCCGGAGTCCCCGCCGGAACCGGAGGAGTTCGCCGGCGAAGACGGCCGCGCCGGACTGCCGGTCCCGGTGCTCGCGCTCTGCACTTTTCTCACCGGCTTTTCGGTGCTCGCCGTCGAGATCGCGGGGCCCAAACTCCTTGCCCCGTGGCTCGGCGATTCGCTCTACACCTGGTCCACGACCATCGCCGTGGTCCTGGGCGCGATGGCCGCGGGTTACGTGGCGGGCGGCTGGCTTGCCGACCGGCGGCCGGACGCGCAGACATTTTTCCTGGTGATCCTCGCGGGCGGGGCGCTCACGGCGCTTATTCCGCCGCTTTCGGGCGCCGTGACCGGCGAGGACCTCGCCCGCATGTCACCCGTGGGGGGGACCGTCTACGCCTGCCTGATCCTGTTCGCGCCGCCGTGCCTCGTCCTGTCGATGAGCTGGCCATTTGCCGTGCGGCTCGTCTTTTCCACCGGCTCCACGCTGGGACGCCGCGCCGGTTTCGTCGGCAGTGCATCCACTCTGGGTTCCATCGCCGGAGCCGTGGGTGGCGGCTGGCTGCTCGTTCCCGCGCTGGGAATCCGCAGCACCTTCTGGGTGGCGGCGGCGATTCCCGTGCTGACCGGGACTGCCGGGCTTCTGTTCTGCCGGATTCCAGGAAGAACGAAAGCGGCGGGGATTGTGCTCGCTCTCGCGGCCCTGGGCGCGGGCGCGTGGCCGGAGCCCCGGCCGGAGAACGGCGTCATCCACCGCGAGCACAGCTTCTACCACCGGATCGACGTCACCGAAGAAGGCACGGTGCGCTACCTCCGCCTCAACTCGACTTACGAGGGCGGGCGCGACATGGAGACCGGCGAACTCGCCTTTGAATACCTCAAATACTGGCCGCTCATGCTGGACAGTGCCCGGCCGCCCCGGAAGCTGCTGTTCCTTGGCGCGGGGGCCTACTCGCTGCCCGGCTTCCTCGCCGAGCGTTACCCGGATGCCGGGTTCACGGTCGTTGACATTGATCCCGCCCTGCACCGGGTGGCCTCCCGGTATTTCGGGGCGGACGACATCCCCCATCTTGTCCGCGCAACGGGGGACGCCCGCCGGTTCCTCATCCAGGACACCAGCCGTTACGACGCCATCTTCGCCGACACCTACCAGGGGGTGAACCGCATTCCGCCGCACCTTTCGACGGTGGAATACTTCCGCCTGATCCGGAGCCGCCTGACGCCTGAGGGGCGGCTCCTCATCAACGTCATCGGGGCGAAGGAGGGCGACGGATCGCGCCTCCCCGGCGGGATGATCTCGGCCCTGCGCGAGGCATTCCCCCATGTCCGCGTGTTCGCCACGCGGTACTACGACGGCCGGATTCCGCAGAACCTCATGCTGCTGGCATCGAATGAGGCGGTGCCGATGGACCGGGATGAACGGTTCCACCCGTTTCAGCGGATGGAAGTGAAATGGATGGCCAGTTACCCGGCCTTCACCGACGACCATGCGCCGGTGGACGCGCTGGCGGCGCTGATGCTGAAGAGGAGTTTCTGA